AGAAGGAACTTGAAGCCCAGGGTCTATTGAAGTGGGTTGGAAGTGAAGTAGATGAAGCATATTTACAAGAACTAAAAGGCATTGTGAAGAATCAGAATGTCATTAATGAACAAGCTGAGGATTTGAAAATCGTCTTTACACCTCTTCATGGGACAGCGTATGAGCCTGTGCTAGATGGACTTAAACAATTAGGGTTTAAGCGTGTGTATGTGGTGGAGGAACAAGCACAACCAGATCCCGAATTCTCGACAGTAGAATCTCCAAACCCTGAAGAGCACCAGGCATTTGAGAAAGCAATCGAGGTTGGAAAAGATGTAGATGCGGATTTATTAATCGCAACAGACCCTGATGCAGACCGTCTTGGTGTGGCTGTAAAGAATGAGGATGGAGAATATACCGTTTTAACAGGAAATCAGTTAGGCACATTGATGATTGATTATTTACTTTCGCAAACGAAGCCATTACCCCATGATGCTCAAATCATTAAAACCATCGTTACGACGGAAATGGGAAGGGCTGTTGCGGATTCATACGGTGCAAACACATTAGAAACGTTAACAGGCTTCAAGTTCATTGGTGAAAAGATTCGTGAATTTGAAGTGAATCAAAGTGGTTCTTTTGTGTTTGGGTATGAAGAGAGCTATGGGTATTTAATAGGTGACTTCGTTCGTGATAAAGATGCTGTACAAGCAGCCATGACAGCTTGTGAAATGGCTGCTTACTGGAAGTCAATGGGGCAGACTTTGTACCAGGCCCTGTTCACACTTTATGAACGCCATGGGTACTACCTCGAAGGCCTACAATCTATGACGCTTAAAGGCAGAGATGGAATCGAAAAAATCCAACAAATTATGAATCACTTCCGTGGGTTGGACGCTGAAAAAATGGGACCATATGCGATTGAAGCAGTTGAAGATTATCATACTAGAACTCGCACGTATGCTTCGGGTGAGTCAGAAACCATTCAATTACCAGATGCTGATGTGGTGAAGTTCCAATTATCTCAGGACAGCTGGTGCTGCTTAAGACCTTCAGGAACAGAGCCTAAAATTAAATGCTACTTCGGCGTAACGTCGAATTCCTACAAAGAAAGTGAAAAGCGCTTAGCAGAGTTGAAAGAAGCGGTTGTTTCACAAATGAATACGATTATTGAATCACCAACCTATTAATACGTAAAGAGGGTGCCTCACATAGGGGCACCCTCTTTTTAATGTTTTGATGTACTCAGTCGTCAGAGTGAGCACTACCTAATCGATATAATCTCATAAGTTGTTCGCTTGTTACCGTTAATTGTTTACGGGTGACATCAGGTTGGATAGCTTGTTCAATTGGTCTTGCTTCTGTTTGGATGGACATCACAACATCTAAAAAGCGATTAAGCTGCTCAAGTTCAAGGTCATGGCGCCCTGCAAGACCAATAATAGGTTTCTTGTATTTTTGTGCAAGTTTGGCTACACCATGGGGAACTTTCCCCATAACTGATTGTTGATCAAGGCTTCCTTCCCCTGTAAGGACAAGGTCTGCGTGCTTCATATGGTCCTCAAGTTTCGTCAGGTCCATGACAACATCAATCCCAGCTTCAAATGTTCCTTGTAGTCCGATATATAGCGCTCCGCCAAGTCCTCCGGCAGCACCTGAACCAGGTTTGGTTTGAATATTCTCTCCGTAATGCTTCGAGAGTAAGCTTGCCAAACGTTCTAGGGAC
Above is a genomic segment from Pontibacillus yanchengensis containing:
- a CDS encoding phospho-sugar mutase — its product is MTWQKTYEHWKHFDGLDAQLKTELVEMEQQPDVLEEAFYKDLTFGTGGMRGVLGPGTNRMNKYTVRKAVKGLAMYLLENVEDAKEKGVAVAYDSRYMSAEFALETAKVLGANGIRTYIYESLRPTPYLSFAVRHLGAAAGSMITASHNPPEYNGFKVYNADGGQTPPEQADEIIAHVNSIENELEIDVLDQKELEAQGLLKWVGSEVDEAYLQELKGIVKNQNVINEQAEDLKIVFTPLHGTAYEPVLDGLKQLGFKRVYVVEEQAQPDPEFSTVESPNPEEHQAFEKAIEVGKDVDADLLIATDPDADRLGVAVKNEDGEYTVLTGNQLGTLMIDYLLSQTKPLPHDAQIIKTIVTTEMGRAVADSYGANTLETLTGFKFIGEKIREFEVNQSGSFVFGYEESYGYLIGDFVRDKDAVQAAMTACEMAAYWKSMGQTLYQALFTLYERHGYYLEGLQSMTLKGRDGIEKIQQIMNHFRGLDAEKMGPYAIEAVEDYHTRTRTYASGESETIQLPDADVVKFQLSQDSWCCLRPSGTEPKIKCYFGVTSNSYKESEKRLAELKEAVVSQMNTIIESPTY